TTGCAGAAGAAGATCGAGTTAGTCCCCTTGGAAATGGCAGATAGGCCAGCGTGGTACAAGGAGATTTACCCCAAGAATACGGTGTGGCTGTACTAAAATACATACAAGtctcctactccctccgattcataataagtgtcttgaaCTTTgcatggatcggagggagtattttaatATAAGTCTCATGTTTAATCCTATATGTTTTCTTGTGCTGACAAGGTGCCTAGCTTAGAGCACAACAACAAAGAATAGGAGAGAGTTTGGATTTGATCAAGTATATTGACAGCAACTTCGAAGGCCCTAAACTGACTCCTGATGTGAGTCAATAGTAACCGTTTTGTCTCCAAATGCTGAAGTAGCATGCACCGTCTCTTAGGTTGGCATCCCCATTGacaaccttttgttttttctttttttaactaATTTACTTTAGGATTCGGAAAAGCGAAGGTTTGCAGACGAACTGCTGGCTTATTCAGATACCTTCAATCTGGCGATGCTCTCCGGGCTGACCTCTACGAGTCCTGTGACTGCTGAAGCTGGCAAGAATTGAGAAAATTTACTAAGTTTCAGTTCTAAATTATACTACTCTCTCTGtctaacaaaggatgtctcaactttgactaaattttaatgcatctatacactaagtcatgtctagatacattcaaattttgacaaatttgagacatcttttgtttgacggagggaatactatATTCAAACTGGCTACTGTACTCACTTATGAAAGCATTATTGAACCCTTATCATCAGTTGCTGCTCTGGACAAAATAGAATTCTCCCTTTCAAAATTTGACGATGGGCCTTTCTTCCTTGGCCAGTTTAGTCTGGTAAGTTGCAGTTTATGTCTTGTCAGCTATAGTGTTTTAGTCATTCAAAGAACTAACGACGTTCATTTGGTAGGTGGACATCGCATATGCACCATTTGTCGATGGATTCCAGATATTCTTCGCTGACATAAAGAATTACGATACCACCGCAGAAAGGTCTAACACACGGAGATTCATCGAGGTAGCAAAAACCATAACATCTTTTGAGTGTCCATTATCCTTGATTTACATATGAcaccaaaggaaaaaaattgtcaCAGGAAATGAACGACATTGCGGCATACGCGCATACAAAGTATGACGCCCAAGAACTGGTTGCTCTCACAAAGAAGAAGCTCGGGGTAAGGCGTTCTAGCCGTGATTAGCTGAGTATCAATGCCAATACtgaggtatatatatatgcacttTCTTGTGATACTGATGGAGTGCTGATGTTTTACTGCAGATATAAAGGATATTTCACTTGACGAACGTTGCATGGAGCACATATGTGACCAGCCTGCCTGCTCCGAGCGCAATAAAATAATAAAGGAAATAGTTGTACTGTATTCACTATGTATTTCTAGATGGAGAGGTATTACTAGTACTCCgtaataaaagaaaatagttGTACTGTATTCACTATGTACAAAATGTGATACTTTTTATGGAGTGCTACCAGAACCGCTCATGCCACCAACTGTCGAAACACAAAAACCTCCCGATTCGCCTAAAACCGGAACTATAGGGGACTAGGTACCACTGTACCCGGGTTCAGGGAGGTCAATCCCACGCTCTCGTGTACTTGAGCATAATGTAAGAAcggaacaaaacaaaaattccTCATCTCAGACACGAACTACGCCCAGAGTGCACCAGACTTCTAGCTGCATGGCTGCAACCTCCAGGCTATAGAGCACTCGAATACAGTTTCAGAGTGCCAGCGAGAAAATATCAAGTATTAACATTTATGGGACGAATTCGTTCAGCTGCTTCTACTGTGAAGGGAAATAGTATAACTTCCAGGTTACACAGGAAAGATGAGAATGAAAACAGTACAGTTCAACTGAGCACCAGCAGAAAAAGCATGAATCAAGCGGTCAGTCGAAGGGAGCTTGTAAAACCATACATTTCTACCACATGCATGGATAGACTTCAAATCCTAGCAGGGCCAATTGTAAGAAGGTGATTCAAATATGATAAGATTTGGTGGGTTAATGAATAACCCGCATGGTAACAGCATTGTTCAGACAGAAACCCTTGTTTTTAGCAATGAAGGCATTGGTTGCATCAGTCTTCGAGCGGAACTTAACCAGCACCATTCTTATGGGCTCTGGGTCGCCAGGTCTGTGCACCAGCCATCCAGAGAATCAGACAAGGATGAATGTAGCGAACAACATCCTAGCAAACAAAGATGGCTAACAAAAATTATCACCTGATAAAGTTTTCAAATGGAGGAGGTTCGAAGTTAGTGCCACACAAGAAGCGTTCTATGTCATCTGGTTGAGCGTTTCGAGGGACTCCTTGCAGTAGTACCTGGATAGACCCAaacagcaaaaacaaaagtagCATCATGATTATTTCCACATGAAATCACTCAGAAGATATCAATAATTGCATGATACATTGCAGGAACAAGAGCATGAATTAAACTGTCAACAGAAAAAGGGACTTTCCTCCCCTACTGCATTTCTTGATATTTGCACAATCAATAGCATCGGAGAAGAGAGGTAATGTTAGCTGTATAACTTATCTAGTAAAAGGCAACTATATCACTTACAGCTTTTCCATCATAAGACTGCTTGTGATCCCACTCATCACGATTTATCTGTGATATCAAATTAGAATATATATATCAGTGTAAAAGAATTTACTGAAACCAACTAAGAAAATTGATAAAAGTAATTTCAGTGACATTACCCTCTCAAGCCTGTACAGGCGACCCTGACTTATTTGCCTCAATGCTGCGTTAAATGCTTGAATGGAAGGAAACTTCAACAACCTGATCAGGTGTAGACATTTTCAGGTTGATACTCACTTTAAGAAATCAGCAAGATAAAGCTATATTCGACTGAGAACCCACGACAATGTCATAATACCAACTATACTACTACAGAAGAATCAAAGAAGGCATGCCATACATTTGTAACAAAGACAGATTTTGATAGGACGGAATTAGCTAACCGTGCTTAAACAGGCTTTCTTAGTATCACGTGGAGAACATTAATACGAAGAAATTATATCAGACATGCAAGGAAAAGTGAAATGAACTACAAATGCTCACTTTGGTATACTGCATTAAAAGATCGTTACTACATGTCTACACCACGCAGACAGATCAACAAAGCCTAGTAAGGACTCACAAACAATTTAGCCTAAGCATAGGTGGGGCTTCTTGAAAAACTAACAAAAATTATCCAATCCATGCATGAACCACAAAACAAGGTGCGCATTCAAGCACGTCCTAAAAGGTTCAAAACAATGCAAAGAACCAAATCAGTTGGAAACTCTCAAGCACTACTGAATGCAATAGACATTAGTATAACCTTTCGAGCATATGCAGCCCCAAGTTCAAGTGAAAATAAGGTACATAAATGGATAATATAGAACATCTATGTTTCATGCCGAAGATCAGAATCGGAGTAAGAAAATAAACCGTACGCAGCCATGGGATAATATCCCCTGTTGTAATCAATCTTCACATCATCCAGCGACAATTCACATTTGTCCAGGTAATGGATGATGTCAGTTTTCAGCATGTTCTTGCCTAGACGGCTGCCTCCAGAAATAGCACTGTAGAACTTCCCATAATAGGCCAAGCCTGTTGCAGCAGATCAGTGTTAGTGAAATGAACAACATGATGGTGTTCAAATGCAAGTAGATCTCAAAGTTTTCTTATTACAAAATGGAGGAAATCACTTAACTCTAAAAGGGCAATATAGTATAATTACTATGAAAATAATTATTCCCTCCTTCCATATATGTAAGGCCCCATTTGAAAATCTCCGGTACCAAGACAAATAGCCCGTATCTTGGagaagttttttgtttttgttttgatcaATAGATTTGGAACCCAAAAGACTTGCAATTAATGTAGATTTATAATAGTAGACATGAAATGGTCGTACTTAATGAAGAATTGGAACCCAAGAGACTTGCAATTAAGCGGGCACGGTTTAAAAGAGAAAAGTTCAAAAGTGGCCTTGTATTTTGGAAAAATAAGATTTGGAAAGGGGCCTTACATGCATtgaaggagggagtagtattcaTGTATAGGATagtgtagtactccctccgatccatattaattgtctcaaatttgcccaaatatggatgtatgtatgcctaaaaagcgtctagatacatgtaatatttcgacaagtaatatggatcggagggagtagcaccTAAGTCCTAAGCCAGCAAGGCAAGGGTACAAAAGCTAAAACAGATGGACAGTAAATCCTTCTGCTGGTCTCATAGGAACAACATACCCAGTTTGAATAACGCATATGACAACAGCAAAATAGCCTTTTAAATTTCTGTTTCTACCAGTCAAAGAATGTCTATACATAGTTCTCTTTAATAGGAATAACAAAATCCAAAAATGTATGCTTCAGAAGTCAGGACGCAGGAGTAGGAACGATAAAACTACATAAATCAGAGAAACacatgaaaataaaatcaacatgATGCCATGATCGTAGTGGATGGAGGTAAAACTGTCCTCCTTGCGGGCTTGGTTGGATACAGTGTGATCCGACTGAATCCCATTGGACCCATAGcgaaaatgaaagaaaatcCTTTCAATCCAAAGAAGCTCTTTGGTTTATACCTTGGCGAAcgacacatttttttttcattgttaCTGGTCACAGTACACCCAAAGAACGTGATGTTCTACACTAAGATTACAACATTATCTCGCTTTTTAGAGGCTGTGACCTGCATTCTCAGAGTTTGACTCTAATATCATTTATCACAAACTCACAACAGGGACTAAAATATGAACTCGATCACCCGGTCCACCACAACACATTAACTCATAGTCcatgctgtaaaaaaaaactgcatagTCCATCATCCTACATTCCGACGCTCTTAGCTGGTAGAGACcattaaaccctaaaccccaGAGAAATAAACTTACGAGCATACGAGAGAACACctataaattacaaaaacacAGCACAAGGATGCGAGAGCTACCTTCGCTGGACGCTTTGGGGAAAGAGTCGTCTTGTGATCCCGCTTCGACGCCGCTTGCGTCAGTGGAGAAGAGACGAGCGGATGCCGGATATGCTGCCGCCGAGATCGAGTGAGAGCGCACCCCAGATGCGGTcacggcgcggcggagggcaGCGGCCGCGAGCCTCGACATGTCTCCggctgcgcggcggcggcggaggggtgcTGGCGTTGGGCGGAGTTGGATTCAGGAGGAGAACGACGCGAATGGACCCCGAATGGGTTGTGACGGGTGGTAGCAATATTTGCGGGCTTCTTTGGACCCACTTGTGCAAATGGGCTTATTGGTTCTACAGAGCTACTGGACTTTCTTTGTAAGCTTACAGTTgctgaaattattttataatttgactgtgaaaaaatacaaataagagtaaaaggaaaaatggttGCCAAACTATTCAAAAAAGGTGAGCCAAACGGGATTATGAGAACCACCGCAGTGCTAGATGCAGCCTTAGTGTAAATGGTAAGTTATGTAGTTCAATACGGAAACTCCGTGCGTATGACACTTTTTTCGATATAAGATAAAGGGATTGACTACCACACAGTCCATGCTCGGTCCTGCTCTGCTCCTTCCTAATGCCGCTGGCTAacggttttctttttcctttgagCTTGCGGTGTTCTGCTGACTTTCTTTAGCCTTCTAGGTCATAAAGCACTTTGGACTTAGCCAAGAACTATTCCGCCTTTCAGAAAAATAGACACTGCTAGGTCAAAAACTAAACTAAACACGTACCACATGCCACTGAAAAAATTATAGTTGCGGTCATTATACAACTGTGAAAATTACAGTTGCAATTATTGTGCAAGTGAAAAAAATCACAGGTGCAAATAAAAAGCTAGAGCTGCAACCTCATGCAACAAGGAAATTTTCAGGTGCAACCAAAAAATTACAGTGCAATCCCATACAATGGGAAAAAATATTACAGTCTGACTGAAACAATTACGGTTGCAAACTCCATGCAATTGAGAAATTACGGTTGCAACCATCGTGCGATTGAATAAACTAAAGTTATGCAACTGAAAAAATTATATTCGAAATCATTGTCCAACTAAAAAATTACAATTGCGACGCCCATCCAACTCGAAAAATTGCGGTTGCAATCTGCGTGCAATTTTGGTATTTGGAATGTACAACTCgtccaaaacaaaatttaggacacaaaaatataaaataaacaagaaaatttcctAGTATATATAAATTATTGTGGAGatcataaaacaaaatagaCCTAAATAAATAATTATAAAGAAAAACGCATATTGGTGCAATATTAGCTCAGCATGCAACTTATCCTAATTACTCGCTCTAAACAGCAGAGTTTGCATTTGAaaagacaaaacaaaaatagaaaGCATAATACAAACAAAGGAAAGTCAAGggggaaaaaagaagcaaaaaggaaaaataaactgCTAATGGGCTGCAAATGGATTCGAACTCAGTACTTCTGAGTATTATGACACAAACTATACCAACCACCGAACCAACCAATTGATGTAGCTAGATGGCAGTTGTTACCTTATTTATCTGAGATTTGTTTGCACACAACTTCAGCACGAATCGCGACGCCAATCCGACGGTCAACGCTGTCGACtgagaaaaacaaattctcAGGCAACTGTTCCCTTGCAATTCCATAAGATAAATTGTAGATTTGATTTTCCCATTCAGCCCTAGATCTAGCGTGTTTTTTAATAGGACACAGAACTACGCATGGAAAGCCGTGATGTGAGTAGGTCCCCTTGTAATCTAAAAGAATGACCTATGATTTAAGTTGGAACTGTAAGCttacaaagaaataaaaaataccTAGTTTTAACATTCTCTAATGTTTGGGGATGATGATCCGTTGAGCTTCATTATTCTTTTGCTAACTGTTCATGAATATAAAGCTCGCCAGGATGGTGGTATTCCCCTAAATAAAAAGAACTTCCAACTGATCCATCACATATTCaaactccaaataaatcaGCTTTAACCTATGTGGTATCAGGTTTCAAACTGGTTTCTACCATGAAAAATACAGTAAAAAATAATCTATCATCATCAATTGCGCTGGTGCCAGGAGACATGGCAATTGGAGTCGACGCTGAGGTCGGTGGAAGGATGCAAGCTGGATCTCTCATAAGTCTCAGTTCAGTTCATTTTCAAATATTC
This is a stretch of genomic DNA from Brachypodium distachyon strain Bd21 chromosome 1, Brachypodium_distachyon_v3.0, whole genome shotgun sequence. It encodes these proteins:
- the LOC100843295 gene encoding uncharacterized protein LOC100843295 yields the protein MSRLAAAALRRAVTASGVRSHSISAAAYPASARLFSTDASGVEAGSQDDSFPKASSEGLAYYGKFYSAISGGSRLGKNMLKTDIIHYLDKCELSLDDVKIDYNRGYYPMAALLKFPSIQAFNAALRQISQGRLYRLERINRDEWDHKQSYDGKAVLLQGVPRNAQPDDIERFLCGTNFEPPPFENFIRPGDPEPIRMVLVKFRSKTDATNAFIAKNKGFCLNNAVTMRVIH